The genomic window AACtgcaaaagtagctaacagaagaacaataactaaaacagctaatgctaaatgaactccattataaaattgatgaaaatgtttgatataaataatgaacgaaatctcacttttatgtttatatattgtaataacaatttaGTAAagtaaagagtgatttgaggatgtgcATTTACTATTaatttagtttgtgctgattaaaAATATCCGCTAGGTATTAAAATATcgaatattttcagaaatatcaTGATCTTTTAGAACCCTGCTCTATGTCCATGTTTGGTGGTTGTCTGTTCTGTTTTGAACCCTTTCCTTTTGACTTTCAGGGCCATCCGACCCCATTCTCAAGGTCCGTAAAAGTCGACTGGAGTCTTATGAGACCCTGATCAAGGACCTCCAGGAGCAGCTGGCTGCCAGGGACCAGCGTAAGTGGATCTCACACTCAAATGTTTCATCTTCCTTCCCGCTCAGATTACCGCATTATTCGACGTGCCACGAAATTCGGGGGTCactagattttcaataacacttgcccgGTCcattccggcatgccggaaaagtCGAGGTTAAggggaaaataatattaatactgtaaaaaatatatgttcagcttaaaatgtaatataagttctatacctatcttattagtattaataaacagtttaatactGTAAAAATATTAACGAAACTAAAGTATTAATATAACTGAACGAAGAATAGACAAACAAAAGACAAGTAGCAATACAAAAATAACGATTGAGCAGACGATTTTTTGgcaggggggtggggggggggaatgaaaattatgtcttttaagttgatattttgtagttttttatttagtttgaaaatccgttttttcattattaaagttaattttggaaacaggggaaaaacaattttttttgacataatttatttcttttaatgagcttattatttttcattcattttttttctttttgcaagcaattaaagatttttttaatgaaaaaaaatgtattagctgctttgtttaaaaggtgctacttcTTGATTtgttagtttcttaaaattttttatgcatcTTTTTCTTCAGTGAGCAaggtatattttatttctagaaatcagattaaaatgttcaaaagttacgtttgaaataattttcgattttaactaattttgagaatattgatcagatactagaaagttgatattggtttacaggaaagtaggcttgtttagttctggagggaactactatttttttctctctcttgcttcaaacttttaatatcttagcTCTGCACCTTATATTGAGCATTTTTGCATCCAGGACGAAAATTAGCAAAAGTAAAGGTGTTAAAGGCTAAACTGGAATGGGCTgtacagcagaaaaaaaatttgcaatacatACAAGCATGCTCCCTGTCCATTAACTGATATAACTTGACCTGAACAAGTgaaaaatctatactaataatgtaaagcggaagagtttgtttgaacttGCTAATCTCTGGAAATACTGGTTCgaatagaaaaattctttttctgttgaatagtcctttcattgaggaaggctacagGATATATAACATCATGCTATGAATGATAGAAGTGaacagcaataaattgaaattaaatcaataataaacaTGAGGTATTTTTTGTTGCATCATTAGCTCAAACTTTTGTTTACCAAATAGCTCAGTCCTCAAAGCTCTCAGCCAGCAACCCTAGGGTCTTGGGTTCAAACCCGGCTGTGGGTGGGAAGATTTTCGGCTTTTATTACCCGACTCATTTAAAAACTagtgattttttaaatcaaaggttttccattatttttattgaattaaaaaaaaaatatataagtgtgtatgtttttttactATAGATATAtcatatacagtaggcgccgcttaatgtgatcaaggtcaatgttatcagaatcacgaagtccttgaacacttgtatgttaactcacgttaaaaaagtcggatattgtaatcagcatCTTCGTTgattgttatcacttttttttataaactttcaattttttccccgttattgttcctcaattaacataaatacataggcaaaccctgacgagactaacttacTGTATAGCATTTTGTGCTTTTCAATAGCTGttaaaaatttttctaggaatgaagctacagaaagttcgccccccagtgaccacagactccccgtaagaaaactttcttttgcacctaaacaAATTCAGTCGCTTAacatggcattgatgtaggacctccattgttgccattgctttgtaaactattaaagaattgtgtcaagattgaaaacaaagcaaagttaaactaaaatttaaacaccaagcaaaaccatgctggaaaataTAGAAAAGCTGAacgtgctttgaaactggtttacgaatgtcagggaaaacggtcatattttactttcacccattactatgtgattaaaaattgcataatttaactttaacttttcataattcaaatatttccattctgttaatttaataatttataatttgaaagtgcgttcagttgagtcactgattttaatttgaggttacCAAAATAACAGCCTaatgtagaggaatgtggggcaggGAATGactaagatgactgagttttttcaaaataaacaaacccgaaatttgttttgaaaattacagtacacaaagaatgaacattatattttataataaaacttttgttgaaatagtattttttatttttggcagtaaatttgagcgttaaaaaaaaagaaaaatttctcttttttttttcatatggcaaagtgaaaaataaaatatttttctcataaaatattttgtatttgattataacacatattttttatcaaaagaatcagtaaataaaatgttgTATGAATAAATGATAAGATAATGATACAATAAACGAACAATTAATTGAGTAAATCAAGtagtatatgaagaaaaataaatcagcgAGGAAAAGAaggaatgaacaagaaaataagtgaatgaataaataaattagtgaattaataaatgaaggatcgcaaatgaattaattaattattaaaaacataaGTGATTCATGTTAAaggattgaatgagtaaatgaaacaaactatttcccTGTGCCCCATCCACTTCTCCCCGCATGTACTGGACTAAttgtaaaattcatttaaaatacaaataagcttaatattaactaaactaatactgcattgaatatgaGGAGGTctcaattgatatttaaaatgctaataacaagaacgttatcattttatagtaacaaaaataatttttgacttgcaacaaaatattacaatatgagtaacaattttttaatattgtctgTATTACCAACGACTTTCATCGACTTtcatcttcggcggtatttttttcctgactggagtagactacatgtggtactacatagttaaagtaCTATCAGATGGGTAGAgcttcactatttcactttaccccacgctcccctacttaaaatagttttttaatgctTCGGTGTCTTATTATTGCGGGTGAACggctaaaaataaagtaaataatgaaatttttctcaatgttattactgacccaggcaacgctgggtgtGTTTGCAAGTGTTCTATACGATCTCGGGGGTCTGATAATTTTCTTTTCTCGACAGAACTTGCCCGGATCGAGCAGGAGAATGCCGACCTGAGGGCACGCCTGGATGAAAGGGAGAGGTTGAGGCAAGTCCCCCTTCCTGGTAAGTTGAGGCAACTCTTCATTTTCAGTAACATCTGAATATTCTCGGGTTGATTTTATGTATATACTGTTGAACTCTCTCAATACCATACTTGCTAACTCTGCTGTTTTTAACAGGAGACTCCTGTTTTTGCATCCATCACTAGATTTCCCGTTTTCTACCATTTTCTcctgtttttagttttttcaatcaatcattaaaaagtttcactttttcctCAAATGTTGGCACCCATTTCTAGTCATCCCCCCCATGCCAGCGGAGTGTAGAACTCCATATAGTGCATAGGAATATGGACAGGAACCAATTTTCTTCCTTGGGATAGGCATTTTATAACaacggggtggtttccttcagtcaaaagtactactttcagtcattgaaatggatagaatgagcaaaaaaaaaaatgacatgaacccagaaaatactttcattttcccaacagttttttttttaaattacttttttcaaatgtccgattcttcaaacaaggcgtggcctttatgacgtcacaaatgatccaTTTTGGCTTAGCTTTctgctacgtttccacgttatgataatcaagcagcgaataaaaattgcgctctatgcttactatcaaccatattggTGCCAATACAGGTGAGTGAAGATGCGAATTAGATATTTTGctctggcaacactgaatggcatttcatcatttgtgatgtcatcggcagaagtgtaaacaatgaaagcgcaccgatttaagtcattttttaaaaatattaaaccttaataaattatttaaaaaatggtcagatcctatgtttttaagcatgctctttcagaaaaaaaaaagcctttgccTTTATCAGCGATgagtaaccgaattcattgctTTTGCCGATAAAGatattaaaagcaatgatttaaaaatttttatgttgccagtttctatttgttaacaaatataatacttgtcattgatttttaatagtatagacttttaaaagaattttcaattttcgctctcaATTCTGCTGTTGCGGAACAGTCggagtgtttaaaattttaaattttagttacttgCTTTAATATGAAGAGATAACATCTCCGTTGCCGTGGAAACtggattttgatgattttctttctcttccGCAGATGTCGACGGGGATGAGGCCTCATCGTCCTCATCATCAGTGGATCCCCTCCTGGCGCTGCGCACCTGGAACAGGGACACCAGCTCCTCCTCCTCCCGCTCCTCCTCCTCCCGCTCCTCCTCCTCCAGCATCCCCTGCCGGAAGCGCCGCCGCGTGCAGCGGCTGACGTCCCCATCGCCGCCACCCGAGGAGGACGTCGACCCGGACATGGCCGGGTACTCGGACAATTTCGCCCTGCCTGTCGCCCGGCGTCCTGCTGGCGTGGGCGTTGGAGACGGGGGCGCGGTGGCTCCGCGCCGGCGTCAGCGCCTGATACCGCCGCCAGTGCCGCAGTTCGCGCCGGTCTCCGACCGGCgagtgaggcggccggtcgagcGGTACCAGGCGCCCGCCGGCTCGGTGCCGCACCGCCCTCGACTGCCGCCCCCCAGCAGGCGTCCGCGGCAGCGGGCCGCCGCCCGGGGCCCCCGCCTTGTCCGGAGCAGGTAAGTAAGTGATGCTTCCCTACCTGCTCCGCGGGGGATTCCTTCAATCGACACGGACTCTCTTTTAGCATTTGGTCCGGACGGGGGAAGGGGGGCATTTGGTCCGGACGCTGGAACGTTAAGTCCGGTTGGGGGGCATTTGGTCCAGATAAAGGGGGGTGGGTCTTTTGGATCGACCTGGACCAATATAACTTTTCGCACACGTACCATCAGCAACATGTGGATACTTTTCTACGCTGCTGGAACTAAGGATTCctaatttgttattttgaaaaatacgtaTTGGAAAAATGGTCAAGTGAACGAATTTCACGTAATGGACCGCCTCGGGGGCGACCGAAGACGTCGACCGAGGTCGACAAAATTTTCGCGTGCGTGGGGGAAGACGACCGCTATCGGACCACTGACACTATTGGGACAGCAGCATCTAAACCGAGTCTATTAACCCCAAGTCTGGCAGACACTCTGTGAGCATTAAGTGTAGTGGGATTAGAAtgactacaccgctagtagaagtgaacctGCAAAACATGTCCTCAGCCTgaagttgaagaaaataaaaaaaacacgagGAGCTGTTTTCCTTAAGGAAAATCTTTAGAGATAGCTGAAGTTGTAGAACACCAtccttattaatatttaaaaaacattttgaaaaattaatattttagccGCTAGGATACAACGAAACAAAGTTCAATTGACGAGCATGCTGGTTCCATGGAATATAAGGCATCTTCGTACATACAAAATAAGCCTAAAGGCATTTTAGAACGTTTAAATTAACATCACGTTGAAGACTATCGCGACCTGTcaggagtaaagagcactggcagacatcacaAACAACGACAAATTACAACATGCAACACATAACGGCTACGAGaggtgagagagagagcgaaaaagatcgcccaaagtatttaaagtcttcacatggcttttgaattaagaatatgcaaaacacaagatgtgttgccaatgcaagaaagttaaagatgtgttgccaatcaaaaagtaactcaatctaaaaaaaaactctcgcggttataagatacaatgaactggtgactcggttcacccaaaagttcattcatttgactGAGTTATCTCGACCGATCGCACGAATGATGTCccaacgtgatgcaatgtttacatcgaaaaaggattgattctgcatgatgcaaaaatgtatttttaatgatttttttttcttttttattaaatggttctttcactttttgtgaaagtttaaattaaaaatctaacccACCCAAATACTGCACCAGGATTGGAGTTTAGTTGATGCCTATCACGACCCATGCACGTTAAAGGAGTTGCCTCAGTAGTAACTAGGTATAGATAGCATCATAAAAAAATGGTGTGTTTTTCTTTAATGGACCATTGTTTTATCCTACTTGGATGGTCCAATTAGGATATGATAAAATAAATTCCCAAGTTTTTGTCTTAGAATACGATAATGACGTTACTTAAATGAACCACATCGAGAATTTTATCAAGCAGATTTCCTTAAACCTGGTTTTGCTTTcaaactctttctttttttttgggggggggggggaggggtagttATAGCTTggtcaaataaaatttcttaattttttaacttgacaAAGCCTAGTTTCTTTCAAACTTTACTTGTCGACCGATCATTTCGTCACTTACGGTTGTGCTCAATTCGATGtttcttagttttaaaagatTCCAAAAGGTGGAAAATGATGTTACTGGATGGATGAAATGATGGTAAGAGCCTTTTGCTTGCAGGAACAGTGATGCTGCGATCATTTGGTAGTACCAATGATATACCTAAACCTTACCCAATAACTCCCTGATGTCTACATGAATGCTCTAGAAAATGAACAGCCAGTTGAAAAACACTTCTTCTTTCTTCacgtaacaaaaattatttcgtcAATCATTTGGACACGGGGGTGTTCCAATCGGGACATGCATGGTTTTACTTTCCCAGCTGCCCGAGCAAATAACCTATCGCACAGATCTGGTTTCCAGTCGAACGTGGAAATGCGAGAAAGTGATGGACTTCAATTTTTCCTCGTAAGCAATGGCAGTTGAAAACAAATGCAACCAGAACACTTCATGTAGCCAAAGTAGACTTTTACACTGTGCAAAAGCTGCAAAAGAAATTAGTGTTTAAGGATTTAATTGAGCATCTTGTACTTTCGTGTGAGCATACACGATTGAGATCTGCCATTCAATATCAAATAGAAGATTTGTTAGGCACATTTAATGGAATTTGCGGCAGTCATGGATAAGGTTGTGTCAAGGATTTATCAAGGTTTTATCAAGGACAGAAAGTTAGGTCCCCGACTTTCCCGTGGCGGACATGGGAACAAAAAGGAGCCTATAACGTCACAGATTCGTGAATgaacagggtttgaaaatatccgatattttgatatgttgTGTAACggccccagtaacagacaaggggtCCAGTAACAGAAAGTAAAAAATCTGGGTTTAAATAACGAGAATTTTaggtgggtaaaactgatgttgctgtctCCCATGAATAAGATGCAGCCCTGTGTTTACCAGAGTAGATTTCATGAGCCAGCTGATATTTATAAGGCAGTTTTGGAAGGTTAGGAACAGACAGGTCAGCTGGTGCTTCCTGTTCATTTGGATTAAATATGGCTTTAGTTCTAAagttaaagaacttttgcacatttggaAGAGAAAAGGAGAAATCAGCCCATgtgactcatcctttcctcatccgatctgttactgggtatcatcagaattgtcagtGTCTCTTACTTTCGAGAAATAcgcgattgtaaaaaaaaactgctttgaaCATTTTCGCATCTTCAGttttttaagtgctcatagcattggAAGTAAACGGAAATctgaattgaaattttggcaacatgtTCTTGAATATTTCTATTAACATtccatgacattaaaaaaaaaatgggttttttgaccCGTCTAATTTGGTTTCCCCCCTTGATGCAACTTTTTAGTTCTATGTCCATTGCAGTGAAGGTCAGTCCGtctcagtctgtcaatcagtctcagtcagtcagtcagtcagtctcagtcagtcagtcagtctcagtcagtcaatcagtctcagtcagtcagtcagtctcagtcagtcagtcagtcagtctcagtcagtcagtcagtcagtcacagtcagtcagtcacagtcagtcagtaagtcagtcagtcactcagtctcagtcagtcagtcactcagtctcagtcagtcagtcagttttagtcagtcagtctctcagtcattcagttagtccgtctcagtcagtcagtctgagtctgtcagtcagtctgagtctgtcagtcattcagtcagtcagtctcagtcagtcagtcagtctcagtcagtcagtccgcccACTAGTCAGACTTTCCGTCCTTGATAAATCCTTGACACAACTTTATCTACAATTGCCGCTAATCCATTAAATGTGCCTTAAACAATGTTGCtttaaaccaagtggtttttgaaaacaaacatatgtttttttttttgaaaaatttcgtcatttttgaccaaatgttttcataaattttacatatgatTGCAAAGACTGAAATCAAATTagtgcaaagtaactagcaaagctttatagataaattacagatttaataaatttagagaCTTATaatttttaaggtaatgcaagtagAGTAGGCGTAAAATTGCTCTgatacctgcacactttttgcatccctGATAGacatgcagtcagagcaagaaaagaaattaaataaaattacaaaaactgaaaatatccaTGTAGCCAAATTTTAacctttcaaagaaattttttgatcCCAATATAACAAAAGAAGTCTCATGTGTGAATGGTACAAGAATCAatgaacattaatttttcatgagtttcatttaagtTAGTACTGAGGCtgttaattaaaatgatttttttccctttgataaaaaaattatatttctaaatgTATTAAACCAGGAGACATAATGTCATCAAtgttctataattgttgtcactgatacattagttaaataaattatactatttgtaacttttttttaaatccttgaacaaaatatgcattgttcttttgatttttaaagttgtataatttACATCAGACtcgtgattcatttgtagatactgcaaaatactttccatgccTAAGAATGCgcgaatttaattttacttttatttttttatttacagtagatagctatgattatgaggaaattaattttcaaaaatttattcttggctatttgttattaataatgtctgaactatcacagtaaattatttctttgattatttgtaCCAAGACCCActtacgtattgtattttttataatagttaaagattttcaaacaataattttTCCGATAGCAATCTCTTAAGTTTGAGGAATGATATTGTAAGCtttaatcttaattatttaattaatttcgaagaaattagatacaaatataaatattaaacattctttgacaattaatttaaaaaatcctcatgattttcctaaaataaaattgtttttttttttactaatagtgtttaaaccaaataaacccaggtttaaaccaaaaagactttagttttttctcaaaaaaaaaagcggtttttgtACCAACCCTGATGGTAGATTTCATTGGTGTACTGTTGCATGAAAGTACAAGATGTTCAATTAAATCCTTAAATACTAATATCTTTTAGAGATTTTGGGCAATGTAAATGTCCACTTTGGCTACATTAAGTATTCTGGTTGCATTTGTTTTCAACTGCCTCTGCTTAcgggaaaaaattgaatttcatgaCTTTCTCGCATTTCCACTTTCAAACTGGAAATCGGATCTGTGCGATAGGTTATTTGCTCGGACAGCCGGGAAAGTAAAACCATGCATGTCCTGATTGGAACACCCCTGTGTCCAAATGATTgacgaaataatttttgttacgtAAAGAAAGAAGTGTTTTTCAACTGGCTGTTCATTTTCTAGAGCATTCATGTTGACATCGTGGAGTTACTGGGTAAGGTTTAGGTATTACATCATTGGCACTACCAAATGATCGCAGCATCACTGTTCCTGCAAGCAAAAAGGCTCTTTCCATCATTTCATCCATTCAGCGACattatttttccccttttgaGATCTTCTAAAATTAAGAAACATCGAAATGAGCACAACCGTAAGTAACGAAATGATCGGTCGACAAGTCAAGTTTGAAAGAAACTAGGTTTtgtcaagttaaaaaattaagaaattttatttgaccAAGCTATaactccccctctcccccccccaaaaaaagaaagagtttGAAAGCAAAACCAGGTTTAAGGAAATCTGCTTGATAAAAATTCTTGATGTGGTTCATTTAAGTTGTGTCAATATCATCTTCTGAGGCAAAAAAACTTAGAAACTTACTTTATTATCATATTCTTAAATTGGTCCGTCTAATTAGGAAAAAACATCGGTCTAATGAAGGAAAACATGTCATTTGTTGTTCAGCTATTCATACCTAGCGAGGTGTCTTGCATTAGGTGGTTTGGCCACATATTTCGATGTGAAGATGTGTTGCTTACAAGAAGATTGTAACAAAAAGATTGTCCAACATTGAAGGAAATCTCGAAGGAGTACCCCAGTCAGATGGCTTGAAGGGGTAGAAGTGGACTAAAAGTTAACCAACCATGGAGGGCCATTGCACAGGGTAGGGGTAGGCGTGGAGGCCTTGTAGAGACAATCTTGGCCAGCTACAGGCGAAGAAGaatttatacagtgaaacctgtataagttgaccacatgCGGTGCACTACTTGAGTGGTCAACTTAGAGGTTGCTTTACAtggtatagatctaattctggGCCTGAAAATAGTGGCCAACTTAGAGAGGCGGTCAACATGCACAGGGTAGGGGTAGTGTGGAAGCCTTGGAGAGACAGTCTTGGCCAGCTACAGGCGAAGAAGaatttatacagtgaaacctgtgtaagttgaccacttgcggtgcactattttagtggtcaacttagaggttgaattacatggtatagatctaattctgtgcctgaaaatagcggtcaacttagagaggtggtcaacatacaaaggtggtcaactttacaggttttactaccTAGTCACCATGAATCTTCAGCTCATATGTAAATACATTGCTGTGGTGCcttataaataccatttatagTACTTTGATAACACATCGGCCAACTGATCTTGGTACTTTTCAACTAGATTAAAGAACTTCAGGTTATGATTGAATATGCATAGCCTGAATGCCTAAATGGTTGCCTTACCATTGATGCAACATGCAACATGGGGTGTTATGCAACGATAGTGCAGCGTACCGAAAAAAACGATCATTGACGGCCGTCAAG from Uloborus diversus isolate 005 unplaced genomic scaffold, Udiv.v.3.1 scaffold_471, whole genome shotgun sequence includes these protein-coding regions:
- the LOC129233503 gene encoding histone-lysine N-methyltransferase SETD1A-like, yielding MAPKKKTQPKRKSKLVKEMETVVRDFFNEGRKKSRYDAFYGKYDLPNPDVEVISMQDLENIVLAEKNKRKRIREASAAPAPKRSRVDPVEDLVGEVDEDGAGPSDPILKVRKSRLESYETLIKDLQEQLAARDQQLARIEQENADLRARLDERERLRQVPLPDVDGDEASSSSSSVDPLLALRTWNRDTSSSSSRSSSSRSSSSSIPCRKRRRVQRLTSPSPPPEEDVDPDMAGYSDNFALPVARRPAGVGVGDGGAVAPRRRQRLIPPPVPQFAPVSDRRVRRPVERYQAPAGSVPHRPRLPPPSRRPRQRAAARGPRLVRSSGIRMTTPLVEVNLQNMSSA